gtataactattacataagaGCAACTTGGTTTATTCCAATTAATATGGCATATGTTCAATCCCTATAGGGACTTAGTTATGACGTCCTTATTAAGATTTGTTCAGACGTTTCCAAGGGAATGGAGTATCTTTCCTCACTCCATTTTGTACATCGTGACTTGGCAGCTAGAAACTGCATGTGAGTGACATCACATTCCATAGGGTGACTGTGTTATAAGTGTTAGTTGTAGGCTGGACAGCAGTATGGTGACTAAAGTGGCAGATTTTGGATTTTCTCGTGATGTACATTCCACTGACTACTACAGACTGGGTCATCCTGCTCCACTGCCAATCAAGTGGCTAGCACCAGAGGCTCTTAATGAACGACTGTTCACCACAAAATCTGATGTGGTTAGTATAATATAGTGTATActaagtgtattgtattgtttgtGTAGTGGTCATTTGGGATAACATGTTGGGAAGTGTTTACACTTGGCTCACAGCCTTACCCTTCAGTGGACCATAATGAGATGGCCAGTTATCTACACAATGGAGGATCACTGGATAAGCCTCATCTTAGCACTGATGAAATGTGAgtgcataattattatcttgTGATACAACTTGTTGCATTACCACAGGTATGGGATAATGAGACATTGCTGGAACTACAAAGCAGAGGACAGGCCAACCTTCTCACTATTAGTGGAGGAGATTGATCACCTGTTGTATGATGATAGTGATGACCAGTTAATCACTGAACATAAAACATCATTCACCAACACTGCAATGTGACATTTTGTGTATAGTTAATGAGTGAAATGTACaggtacatgtgtatgtagtattaTGGCAGAACAGTGTGGAGTATACACTTTGGATACTGAGCTGGATAGCTAAGTATATGTTGAAGAGAAATTTTACCAAGTGATATATAGTATAACAGAGGATGCTATGCATTAATATATGCGTTGTTGAAAAATTTCAATCACTGTAGAAGGCTATGCATACTTGTGGTAGGTGTGTGTGGTTTAGTGGTTGCTTAATAAGAAAACTGATGGTTAACATTTACCttatataaaattccaagaagagtgcAATTATCCAGTCACATGTTTTGCCCATTCTGTTCTAGAGTGACCTGAGAACGTATTGTGTGACTTGTACAATGGCTGCATGGTGTAGGCACTATCATATGTATTTGCTTGTTGCTACTACTAAATTATAATCAAGGTATGTCTTGCATTTTTATCAGTTTGATCAGGTAGCTAGGCTAGGATTTTTTTCTAGTTCAAACTTCATGCATTTGCTAATATTTTGCTGGACATACAAACAAAACTGATGGCCAATGACTAGAGCAATTGATATTTGTGTGCATATTTTGGGTAGTGACTTTTGTGGAAATTAATGTGACCACACCTATTTATTGttcaattacataattatgccTAATCAAAGATTTTATTTCTAACAAGGTTTTAGATATTTGTGTTGTATTCTCATTTTGCACATGTACAGATCtttttgcatgtgtgtgctgcTTTGCCAGACTGCAGGTAGCATATGGCTACCTCAAGCTTAAGGGTGCATGCAACACAGTTATTTGAGTTGGCCTAAAGAGATCAGTGTACACAAAGGTGCACAAAAGGTTATTTGTAACAATAAAAAATTTGTAACTATTGCATTAAACTTGAATTGGTTTTTACATAGCTAAATTGACCGCAAGGTCAACTGGTCAACTGCCCACATATGCAAATCATACAATACCATTATCAGCATAGCCAGCTAGCTACTGATAGCAAACATGGAACATATGGATGCAGGCACACTGGTTGGACTAGTAGTCAACCAATGATGTCCAGCAAGCAGGCTTCCATATCAgaaaatattaaatgtttgagTGAGGATTGTGTGTCATACAGTtctagggatcatgaaggtttggaattttctggccaaaaaatcaCCTTAAAACCAGCTGCAACCTCACGagtcacaataccttcatggcaccttggcagtattggttatacCATcgtaaaagtgccttcagtacaacatGAAATCAATTCAGCAAGTGATATTATAGCTCAGACCACTATAGTTGTAAATGTGTTTGCTGTTATTTTGTGTTTTCAATTTTGATACATTGAGCACtaatatgtgtatatattatgtTATCTGTAATTTTCTGTTTTCTttgcatatgtgaccaaatttttattATGTTGATGCATGTTGTTTTTTGAACAAGTGATGATATATACAGACTCTTCAATAGGACCTAAACATACTAATACAGTGATCTACTGATGGTATTTAATCCAGACAATATTCCTCAAGCATCTTCTCACATCACAGTACGGTTTAAACAGTCAACATGTTTCATCCATCAAATACCTCAGAGTGATAATTAGCAGTAATCTTACTTGGTCCAATCATGTCCCCTATATacattactcataaaataaacaACAATGTCAGAGCTTTCTTGCAAAGAACTTTAAATTGTTGCCTTCCATCAGTAAAGAATAAATGCTATGAGTCTTGTGTTTGTCCCATTCTTGAATACTGCTCCACTGTGTGGGCTTCACACACATCACAAGACAGCCAAAATCTTGAGTCAGTTCAATGCTGTATGGCTAGATTagttttaaattacttttccTACACTCCTATTATAGTGTCACTTGCATGCTTAAAAATTCCACTGGGTCACACTAGAATAAAGACCTACTCAAGCTAAGCTAATAACTCTGTACAAAATTGTAAATAATGTTCTTCATATATTCCTACTCAAAGAGTTTTAACACAATCTATGCCACCATATCCGATACGAAACCATCATACTCATCGGTTTAATGTACCATCAGCTAGAATATAGTTCCCTTCAACTATCACACTCTGAATTCTTTACAGATATTACTTTATCAGACATTTTCAATGACAGACTGAAACATCATTGTACAATCACTAGCTATACTTAATTATTAAATTTGATTAACTCTTGTTGAGTTTGTACAATATTAGTGTCGGCTGAGATTGAACCCCTTCAATCTTTATAATTTATCTGCATGCACAGTTACTGCCGCAGTATCTTGTTTACAAAGTCCACTTCCACTGATCTATATACCTTATCTACAAAAGTAGTCCCTGGCCTAaggagagttcagcaataatAATCAACCAGAAATCACACATGATCTAGTAGGTAACTTTACCCAACATAAATGTATGTCACTAAAGTATGACAAAAGATTATAACATTTTATTAAGCAGAGGAGTACTATGGTTATAATTAAAGTACTAGTGCTTGTATACTGGACCAGTACAAAAATTAACACATGATTATACAAAAGCATATCTAGAATCAAGTAAGTATAGTTGCTGCATAGGACAAATATTTTACATTTGACAAACTGAACAATTGAGTTTTGCGAGTAAAAGTTTTTGATGAAATACTTCACCACTATATTGAAGAATACACTAAAGGCAGAGTCAATaattactgcctgacataggccatttgtcaggcaaatatcatgcatggccgaccataatggaacctgcctgacaaacATCAGATCAAAATAGAAGGAAGTTGTAGAgtttttatagtgaagcattgtcAATAATAGCAAATGCAATTTgacaacaatgattgtattattGTTATCATAGGTTGAGTCACTCTATTCTATCACTGTATCATATTGGGATTTCCCTATTATGACAATTGTGTAAAACAGATGTCAGGTAATGCTAGTTTaggttgcctgacattttcactggggtttgaaaaaaattataattgtctctgacTAAAGGTAAAGGTTTGTGAGGGTATTAAATTTTTGACAAATTGCGGTACAAacatcataattaattttgtcaaaattttttCTCAGTTAAACTTTTGCACTATATGGTATCAAgaattatttacagaattaatgTTTACTACAAATGCAGTTAAAAGGCTTCAATCATTAATTAACCTAGCTATTTAAATATATTAGATCTACAATTCAGTCTTGTATAAGTGCATGATGCTCAAATAACTTATAATTTATAGTTGAGTCGGTGTCCCTAGGTATATAATGTAATTATTACTTAGGTAGTTTGTATAATAGGATCAAGTGTTGCCTGTGGGCTAGTAGTTGAAGTGTGGACAGTCTCTCACCATTTGACATGTCTTTAAGAGCTGGTAGCAATCGTGAGGCTTTTTGCCGAACCTTTCAATTTTCTTTTGTCAAGGACTCAACAATATTCTACATGGTATATAGGTGAACCAAAATTACAAATAACTTGACTAGCATATCTGAATCTAGATGCATGGTCAAAAGATCTCCTAATTAAGCCTAGTAAATAATTGTTTTTATCTGTGGCATGTGTGTGGAACTCATAGGcagcggaaagggggggctaaagccccccctcggtctgctgaggggggcttagcccccctcagaatgatatcacaccgaaattatctttcttggagtggggctgaaaaccgtgataaagatcgagatactctaatagagcagtcactctaataaagtagtcagtgtgtagcgagctatgtaaggatttttatgtagtttatcagctagaaatggtagctagtgaggtggaaagctcttgtcagttggttgtgaccttttttttttttttttcaaaaagtTTTTTGgtttcaccttaccaaactatagaaataagtctgggtcagcccagccccccctcatatcaactacttcctccgccgctggtggAACTTACAACAGGTGCAAGGTCTTTATGGGATTCAACAGCCATTTGCCATTCAGGTAATATGACCCATATAGTGATGTACTGGTCCAAAGTATAAATGATTACATTTAGTTAAATTTCTTCAACTGCCAACCAATTGACCATTCATAAAGTCACTTTGAAGTGTGATGTTACTTGTGTAGTCTTTGTAATTGGTCATACTGGTTACTCACCAGAGTCTGAGCATATCAACTTAATGTATGCTTAAAATGAAGTGCTCAACGTGTGGCTACTCTGGGATTCAAGGCCATGTTGTTAAATCACAACATAAATTAAAGTGTTTAGCTGATAAAGAGCCTTCAGGGGATTTGTGGGTCTAATAAAGACCTTCATTTTGTAAGGAGTAATGAATTCATAAGACAGACAGCCAGTCAGATGGACGACAGCAtttcagcattattattatattgatctttctgttTGCAACAAGTGAGTTTCCACTAcatgctatagctatagctgtcacacgtgataatcattcagATGGATGGTGCTGTATTGTCTATAGCAAAGTCAATGCATCCTGAAGCCATGATTGTGTGCAACTATAATGTGTAACCCCAGGATAGAGCTATACGCTTATATGAAACAATCAACAAACCAGATCAATATACTGGTCCACAAGCACACATACAGTAGAAAATGCAGGCACTTTGAAGTCACACACATGCAAGCAGAACTCCTGATACTTAGCCACTGAAAATGAGAAACTCACAATCAAAATTGAACTGAAGTTTAGAGAAAGTTGAATCATTTTTTATTTACCTTTCCTCTACCCTCTTTGAAGACCATTTGTgttgctgttctattagagtatcagtggcagatctaggtgGGCTTCTGTGGTTTTGGCAGAAACTTTCTTTATAATTCAGGTCTGTATTGACAATTTATCATAGCAAattaaaagcaaacaaacaaaacaaaaaaagcagcagcatgcatgcatagttGCATACATCCATATATGGCTACTAAACCCTCAGCACACTTTACAGCATTAAACATTGAGATattcttatagagcagtcaagtgactactctaatagCAATCCCTTAAGCTACAGCTTATATAGTCATACTGTTTAtttcatatatataatatatgaaATACAATTACATAGTTTAGTCCGTGATGAATGATTATTTTGATAAATGTTGTGCATGGTGAACAAAGtcataatgatgacatcataatgcAAAATTTTTAGTTGAATTTTTTCCAAATTTGTTTAAAGGAAATAATATTTGGATTTTATTTGTGTCacccacatatatatatataatgtaataTTATGCAACAAGGAAATGAATATAGTCGACATTAATATGAGTTTTTCTGTCTtgaatacatacatgtagccatgactgaagttgAGATCCACTATATAGCTAACTTTGTCTTAAAAGCTTAAGATTATTATGGAAATTGTGTTACCAGCTGGATCATTATGCAAGAAAAGTGAATGTGGAGCTTGACACAATGGAGGGCATTATTTACAAACATGAACAAAAAGGGACCCAGCACTGATTCCTGGGGGCGCCAGTTGTAACAGGAATAGTCGAGGATAGTACAAGATTCCTGTCCATTTATTTAGCACTATACTTGTCTTCTGTTCCCTTTTATCCActgtaaaattttacaataGATTGGAGAATAGCTTCTTAATTAAGCAATGGTGAGGGACTGAGTCACATCAAAAATTGAAaccatacacaacttgcatgtTTACCTAGCTTTTTCATCATTGTTTTTGGATTGAATCAACATCTCACCCTCTAGCAATATTCACAGTGTTTATGAAGTTAGTGCTTCAAAGTGTGGAATACCTGCACTTGTAGAATATCATTACTATATCACTGCTTTGCCTTAGAAATTGTAATTGAAATCAAAATCTATCAAGCTTTGAATTGTTTTAATCTATATTAGAGCCAGGGACTCCATCCCCAGACCTTCAAGACTATATATAATGATTCACTGCTGGAATTGGACAGTTCATTTGGAAAATTTTTGCTATGCCCTTGATATTGCATGCACATGAACACATGTAACAGTTTATTAATATTTCTTAGCTATAGTATTAATCATCATGTTAATTTGCATGCTGTGTACATGTTTATGCCATTATTGCCATATTTGCTCTCAATTTCTCTAGTGTAATTAAATTATTATGCCAGCAATTTGCTCCTTGTTTTTGTTGTCCTATATTTGTTCCAAAAAATTATATTCTGGCAAATTCAATGCATCTTCGTATTGAGACAGTGTATGCACTAGTACTAGTATGCACGTACTATACAGAAGTCATCTGAGTATTCTCATTTGTTGCAGTATGTCTGGAATAATATGTTCTAGTTTATGCAAAATTATGATCATAATATCCATTGTTTTGTTATACCAAAGCATGCAACATTTATACTGCTTCAGTTGCATGCTGAGCTAGTACATACCATGCAGTGCTATATACCCCACATAACACAAATAGCCAAAGATGATGTTTAAACTTGTGTATATGTGATGCCATGAAGTATTCAAAAAGAGCTTTTCAAATGGATGATGTACATAACACATGCAAGGTTCAACAATTCACCACCAGAGCTGTGAACTACAATACTACAACACTGCTTTTAGATAAAATAATAATCTGTCCATTATTGTTAAGTTTTGCTTCAGCTGGTGTATTAAACCTCTCTTCTCCATCAAGGTTACCTTCAATAGTGGTCACCATTGTACCATCCTCTCTGAATACTACCACACTGTTAGTACCTGAGCTACACACAAACAAGTGACCATCTCCATTGAAACTGATGCCCTGAGGATATCGTAACTTGTCATGCACTATTTCACGTAAAAATGCTCCTTGTAGAGTACTGAATATCTGAACACGACTATTCTTAttgtcagctacaaacagttggTCCTCAGCAGAGTTGAGGGCCACAGCACGAGGGAGGTTTAACCGGCCTTGTTCACTGCCCAGTGAGCCAAATGAGAACTGAAACTTATCACCATTAAACACTTGTATCCGATGGTTTAGCCCATCCACTACATATAGGATGTTCTTTGAAGAAACAACTAACCCACGCGGCTCATTAAACTCTCCATTCTTTGAGCTTGGCTTGCTAGTTCCAATCTTTGAAATGAACTTTCCCAAAATGCTGTACTTCTTCACGCAATGATTGTCTCTATCTGCTACATAAATATTCCCATCTTGGTCAGAGGCCAGTCCACTGGGTCTGTTGAGACAATCGTTGCGACTGAGCCAACTGGAAGCAGCACCAGTCACAGACTTGAACTTCATGTGCTTGTCAAAGAAGATCAACTTATTCATCTTCCAGTCACTGATCACAATAGCCCCATTGGTACCAAAAGCTATTCCATAAGGACGACCAAAGGGCTCACCGTTGTAAGACGTTACCGTCAATAACGGTCTAGCCCGTGCCTTAGCGATGTAGtcaataaatgggcgtggcaagGGGGCTGGTTCACTGATTTTAGATGGCACAGGATCAGACAATTCAGCGTTCTGCATCACATCAACTATGCTCTTTAGCTTAAAGTCTGTTGGCAAATCGCTTATTCCTTGAGAAGGCAACTTGGTGGATTTCTTGCATACGGGGCAAACTAAAATATCGCGTTGCTGTTCACGTGACTCTTGATAATCTTCAAGACATTGTTTACAAAAAGCATGTTGACAAGGTAGCATCCTGGGGTCCTTATACTTATCACAACATATGGCGCATGTAATCTCTTCTTCTAGCCGCGTTCGGAGGTTGCCCTTCGTCGCCATCTTTAAATACGGAATAGGTTTACAATGgcgcttagattattctttgcGTTAATTGTGCGTTAATTGTGTGTTAAGCCCTGATCGGTGTTAGCCACCTCTGGTTAACCGCAAATAGACACAACTAACCCACGCGCGGCGCTCCTATTTGGCTGCCCTTTGTGAAACGAGTGTAGTGACCGGAAGAAATCGCTCTCAAGTCGGGCCAGTAATATTTTTATTACTCACCTTTATCTTCCCACCAAAAGTTGTGagtgtgcatttgtgtgtgttatgtgtgacGTGTTCTGTTAGCAGAAATGTTCAGCTGGTTGTTCTGGCTTTGGTCGCCTAGTACCCGCCCCTTATGTAGTAACCAACTTTGTCGTAGAACGGCATCATCTTTCTGTTATTTGTTGTGATAGAGAGCAACCATCACTGGCTCTATCCCTCTTGGAGGTATCTAGCACCACCGGTGAACGGATATATCAAGTTCTGACAGCATGAAAGTTAAGGCGCCATTGTTGTTTAGGTTTAGTTTTGTATTTACTTTATTGCGGACTAGTCGCCGCTCCTCTAAACTGACTCTGGCACGAATTTCTAAGCAGtaagaacacttgtgcattacttCCACTCCTGACAGTTCATCAAACCTCCAACCCATTTCGCGTACGCGTAGAGCAAGGGTTAGCAAACGAATGGTACGTTGCACTGGTTGGTTATGCACGAAGCAAGCGTGGTGGTTGTTTCACTAATTATGGCTGCTAAACGAGTACGAGCTAGGCCTTTAGTGGTGTAGTTAATGATGCGCACCAATGTAAAGTCTCAATAATACTCATGTCAATTATATATTAAACAACGTACTGTGCAGCCCTGAGCAGGAATTGGAACTACAGTACTTTCTGCTGTTATGTATCACCCACCAACATAAAACATACATGAACACAAGTCAAATAGGGGTCATT
The Dysidea avara chromosome 7, odDysAvar1.4, whole genome shotgun sequence genome window above contains:
- the LOC136260227 gene encoding tripartite motif-containing protein 3-like translates to MATKGNLRTRLEEEITCAICCDKYKDPRMLPCQHAFCKQCLEDYQESREQQRDILVCPVCKKSTKLPSQGISDLPTDFKLKSIVDVMQNAELSDPVPSKISEPAPLPRPFIDYIAKARARPLLTVTSYNGEPFGRPYGIAFGTNGAIVISDWKMNKLIFFDKHMKFKSVTGAASSWLSRNDCLNRPSGLASDQDGNIYVADRDNHCVKKYSILGKFISKIGTSKPSSKNGEFNEPRGLVVSSKNILYVVDGLNHRIQVFNGDKFQFSFGSLGSEQGRLNLPRAVALNSAEDQLFVADNKNSRVQIFSTLQGAFLREIVHDKLRYPQGISFNGDGHLFVCSSGTNSVVVFREDGTMVTTIEGNLDGEERFNTPAEAKLNNNGQIIILSKSSVVVL